DNA from Eubalaena glacialis isolate mEubGla1 chromosome 2, mEubGla1.1.hap2.+ XY, whole genome shotgun sequence:
ATGCGGAGGCTGTCTGCTGATTTCAAGTTCATTAATTCCACACGGTCGTACTTGTCACTCTTTCTGTGTTACAAATGGGGTTGAGGGAGCATGAGATGAGTGGGCCATGGCTTTGCCTTCAAGAGTCCCCTGTGTGGTGGGAGACCCACCTCCAGTTAACCGAGCCTGTGGTTGTCACCTGACGTGGCCAGAGACCTTGCAGACGTGATGAAGGTGTAGGATCTGGAGATGGGAGATGATCCAAGTGAGCCCAACAGAATGAGCGcagtcagacttctgacctccagaacggTAAGATAACAAATgtgtgtcattttaagccactgagtttgtggcaatttattatagcagccataggaaactgacACAGGGCATTAACTACCCACAGGGACGCAGAGAACAGCAGGGGGGCGCAGGGGGAGGGCAGCTGCCCCCGTGCAGGTTGGCAGCAGGGCTGTGTCAGCCTGGGGGCcgctctctcctccccccaccaaagGCTCTGTCCAGTgccccctttttttccccccaatgaaTTGGATGAAAATGCTCATTGAACCCACATATGTCCTGAAGAGAGGAGAGGGCGGAGTAGGCTTACGTCCAGAGATCTCAACAGGACGGAAGGGTGGAGTCGAGGTGGGGGCATCTGTCCAAAACCCCAGTGcccttggggagggaggagaggctgaGGCGGGCCGCTGGGCAGAGGACAACGGGCATGTGATTAATTCCGGGGAGGGGGAGTGCAGCAGGGGCgccaggggagggggctgtggaaccagcaggggagggagaagggcagcTTCCTGTCTGGCTTGATCCCCACTCTCTGACAGATAGTCTCCATGCACTCACCTGAGTGATGCTTTCGCCGTGGGTGGGTCAGATGAAGATTCTGCTGATTTCCCCTAGAGAAGGGTGGTGCCGTCTCAGGGCAGCAGGAGGAAAGGGTACCCGCCAGGTAGGGGTGGGGTCAGTGGGGGGGCTGCTGGAGAGGCAGAATCAGCCAACAATGTTGTTGGTCCAAGTTGAGGGTGGGTGTCATTCATCTGTCACTCAACAGGGATTTATCAGGCACGACTATGCTCCCGACCTGGGCAAGGCTCTAGGAGTTCCACGATGAGAATAAACTCATCTGCTCCCGGCTCAGAGCTTCCAGGGGGACGCAGATGGGAACTGCATCTTGGGGTGGATGCCCCCAAGGAAAGGATGTCGTCTTGGGGGTACTTGGGAAGGAAGGCTATAGTGGACAGGACCATTGGCTGAGATTCGAAGGATGAGTATGTCTAATGGGAAAGCCCGGGCCCCTCCCTGCAGGCCAGAGCATCGCTGCCTCTGCTGCCCCCTTAGGACGGATGTGCCTGATTCATCTGTAACCCATCTCATCTGCATCACCAGCGGGGGGGACTAAAGGAGGTCACAGTTCTcctatttaaacttttaattgtatttttaatagaaTATATGTTAATTGTCATTCTCATTTGTGCTTGTCATCGTATCTCTTAATATATACTACATATGTTAATATACTGTTTACTATAATAAACATATAGGAAGGACCCATATATAAATGCAGCCCTGGATGAAGTCTCACAAAGTGAACTCACCCCTGTAACCAGCAACCCCATCGAGGATCTGCACGTGGCCTATCCTCAGCGCCCCCTGTTGGCCTCTTCCTGTTACTACAGCCCCAGATGACAACTGCCAGGTCCCCACCGAACTAAAGGGCCAAGCTGTGTTACTGATGAAATGCCAAGCTCGTCTCAGCACGAGTCTGTCAAAGGCTGCTCTTCTCAGCCCAAGCAGGTGCTCGGAAGCACCGTTGACACAGTCATGGGCATCCTTTCAAAAGAGGCCATTGAGATTCAGAGCAGGCCACACATGCAGCTGCCTGAAAGTAGCCTCtctgtatgaattctctgatgcttCGTGTTCCCTTcagatattctttcttttttactccttccctccctccctccctccctccctcccctccttctcgctccctctccttccttgctCTCATCCCCACCTGGAGCGTGGCCCTCACCCGTCTGGCTCACCACTGTCTGCAGAGTCTAGGACTGAGGCCCCTAATTAATCACCCCTAATACAAGTCAGACGGGCGGCTGAGTGAGGCGGACCCGCTCTGCTCCCACCACCCCCCGGGGCAGTGCACATAGGCCCGGCAGGAGCGTGGCCCCTGGGGGTAGTGGCTGGTGCATCTCCGGGGCCCAGTACTGAGTCTGACCTGGGAGTCGGAGAGGCTGTGGGCAGAACGGGAAGCACCCTGGCTCCACAGTCGGACGCACCCGACTCTCAGCCCTGACCCCAGCACAGACGAGTACAGTGGCCTTGACCTTTGCTTACCCATCTGAAACGGGGGTACCATGGTATGCTCCAGCAGGATAGTTAGATGATTAAATGAGACTATTTTAAAATCTCTAGCACATTCCATGAGCATAGCTGGGCCTCCATgctggtagtagtagtagtagctcAATAAATGTATTGAAGGAAGGCTTAACTGTTTAGTGCTCAATCATTCATGTACCATTAATAAAAACACGTTTATTATGGGCCTCATACTTGCCAGAGCCAACCCTGGGGCTTAAGTCGTGTCAGCCTCTGGATGGGTCTGGATGGGCCTGGACGGCCTGGACATTGGTCTTCTGGACTGTATCCAGGGCCAGGCCCTCCCTTTGAACAGCCCAACTCACCCCCGCCCGCGCACCTGAGTCTCAGGAATAAGGGGCTTGACAAACGCAAAGAGGAAACCCTGGTCCCTGGAGTGCAAACCAGCCGCTTCTTGTGCAGCAAAGCAAGGCCTTGGGAATTAGTCAATCTTCTGGGTAGTTTGTCCTTGTGCATTAGAAGCTCTGAAGCATCATACCCGCTGACTGGGAAGTTCTGTATCTGGGTCTgcctaataaataaaaatgcacacgcagggcttccctggtggtgcagtggttaagaatccgcctgccaatgcaggagacacgggttcgagccctggtccgggaagatcccacatgccatggaacaactaagcccgtgcgccacaactactgagcctgcgctctagagcccgcgagccacaactgctgagcccatgtgccacaactactgaagcccgcgcgcctagagcccatgctccgcaacaagagaagccaccgcaatgagaagccagtgcaccacaaagaagagtagcccccgctcgccacaaccagagaaagcccgcgtgcagcaacaaagacccaacacagccaaaaataaaataaataaaataataaaaaatataaaataaaataaagataagcaactgatattaaaaaataatgcacgTGCAAGCATGTATGCATACCCAAGTGTATGTACAAGGATGTTTACCagtacattatttataataggaaaGCATCAAAATTCCTAAATCTCCAATTCTAGAGGAACGGTTAAATTATGGCTTGTATTTATGATAGAATATTATACAACTGTAAAACAGTATCTTGATAGGCTTTTAAATACAGGAATATAAAACCACATGTTtaaaagttctctctctctctctctctctctcacacacacacacagaaaaagaaaggaagatgtgAACAGTGATTATCCCAAAGTCGTGAGATtatgattctcttttttttccctcctcttttgtattttcttgatgTTCTATGCTGAGCCGATATTACTTTTACAGTTagaagaataaagacatttgACGATGTGTGCTGTCATGGAGGGCCTGGCATTTAGAGAGGGAGGGTCTGTAAGTCCCAGTGAGTTGCCAACTAGCCTTCAGATAGTCTGCTGAGCTGCTCGGGGCCTTAACctcttcatctgcaaagtgggcatGAGTGTCTGCCTCAAAAGGTTGCTGTGAATGCTAATTTTTCTAGGTGAAAATATGCActgtcatttatttaaaagaccCAAAGCAAAGCCCAGTTCGGTGCTGTATCTTCGAGGGGGCTGCTTTACCAGCCTGCTGCCCCTCCGCGGGCAGCCTCCCCGCTCCCGAGGGCTCTGCttaattctctctctccttcttctcaGCTGCCCATGATGGGAGGCGCCTTCATGGACTCGCCCAACGAGGACTTCAGCACCGAGTACTCCCTCTTTAACTCCTCCACCAACGTGCACGCGGCCTCCAACGGCCAAGGTCAGCCAGAGGAGCCGCCAAGGTCCTCCAACGACGCCGTCTTGCTCTGGATCGCCATCATAGCGACGCTGGGGAACATTGTCGTGGTGGGGGTGGTGTATGCCTTCACCTTCTGAGCCGCGGGAGCTCCGGGACGGCCCCCCCACCTGCGCTGGGCTCACAGCGCTGTTGGCCTTTGGCTGCACCCGCGTTCTAGAACCAGGAGTTCTGACCAGGTGCGCGGTCTCTCCAAGGGGAGCCACCATGCGTCTGGGATTTCCCTAAGTGGCCCTGATCTCAGATACTCCAGGCTGTGGTCCAGCTGATCCAGAAAATATGGGAGCCTGGGCTTCCAGCTTCCGGAGGCACGCCGGGGCAGAGCCTTCGAGGAGTAGATTGGGGAGGTCTTGAAACTGCATTCCACGAACATGAGACCAGAGGGAAGCCAGTCAGTTTAAAATACAGACATGGTTGGATGATCCCTTGCTGGCACTAAATAATCACTTCTGTGTCTTGTTTTTCAGCCAGCTTACCTGAGGGCAAGGGCAGCCCTCAGAACTTGAGTGTTCCCACCCCAGTCTGGTTTCCCAGTCAGCCCCTCGGAATATTGGTGGTGGTCACTTGAAGGGTCATAGAACGTTCCTCATTTGACTTGGAAATGGCATCTTTGTTACCAGACACCTGGCCCCTTATGAAACCCAAGGATGGGGGATTCCTGGTGACGTGGATTTCaggggtggtagtggtggtggttttTATCTGCTGGATGGACTTTCTCTTCTTTGCGAAAAGAGGAGAAGATGCCTTTAAAAATTAGATCTGCCCGGCAGTTAACTCTTTAGATCACCCACTGAAGATGCTCTTTCCTCCCTGAGAAATCACGGAATTTTAGGGATGTGGTGTGTGTACCTCATCGAttggcgggtgggagggagagggatgtggTTTGCCTGTGGTCCCAGGGCATGTAAAGGCAGGGGTCAGAGCAGGAGGGACATTTCCTGACCATCAGTTCTGGGCTCTCTCTGCCCCAACTGAGCACTGTCTTGGGCAGATTCCTGCCTTCTCAGCTGCCCTGGGGAGAATATCCAGAGGGTCTCGAAGTTGTGTGCAGGGTGGGCAGGGAGTTGAGACACCCACACTGTAAACTTGGTTTGGCCACCGTGCACTCTTGCAGGTGTAAATGTGTTCTGCCTGAGTCAGTTTCCTTACAAGCTTAAAAGGCAGCGGCTGGGGGGCTGGCAAACCTGGGAGCCCCTCATCAGGACCAGAGCGCTGTTGGCCTTTGGCTGCACCCACGTGCTGGGGCGATCAGTATAAGAAAGGGCTCACTTTTCTTCATGGCGCAGTGCCCCCCTTCCCGAGACAGCTCTCCCTGTGTCCCCAAGAGTGGAAGGAGCTCAGACACTGGCTTGCTTGCCTAcaagccaggagcggctttcttcTTGCTTCCTCCCTGCACTGTACAAAAGAAAATAGGTGGCATAAACTCCTCCTCTGTGGTTGAGAAACTTAAAAGACTGGTAAAGAAGCCCTCATGCATATTTGGGGACAATTGCAAAAAGGCTGAATTTGTCACTGTGGTCTCAGGAGAAATGAGTGTTTTTGATACGCAAAGGGACATCTTAATTGTCCAGAGGCAGCCACTCGTCTGTGGGAGGTTGGCACCGAGCTGCCATGATAACAGGATTaccagcccaggctccagacagCGCCAGCCGCCAGCTCTTATTGGCTGCATCTGTCACTGCCGCCCGGCGTCCATCCACACGTGCTTCAGTTCAAGCGGAGGTCATGAGCACAGACTGCTGGCGTGACCTTTGCGGAGCGGGAGAAAGGCTGTGGTACCTTTTGCCTGGACTCCTTCTGGAATCGCTGACCGGGCCCTGCTGTCTGTAGGCAGGACCAGCCTGGAGGCGGGGCTGGGTGGTGGCCATTGTGGGCACATCATTCCAGCTGCTTCTCCAGCAAACTCCTCTCCGTCAAGGCCTGGCATCTGCCCCGTGAGCAAGGTCTTTCTTAGACACGCGGCTCTATGAGGGAACCCAAGGGGGGAACTCCAGAGCCAGGGTGGGGAGACAAGGTGTCTTCATGGGGGCCATCCAGCCCAAATACCCTGATTCTTTGCCTTCTGACCCCACATCCCCAGGGAGCCTGCAGCCCTGTAAGAGGCAGGTGGCAGCTCCCCATTCTCAAATGGCCTGTGGAGATGGCTGTGGGAGAGAAGGTTCTATGTTTGATAACAGGGGGaggagtggggaagagagaaaaggttGGCTTTTAGCTCTAAGGAGACCGCCAGCCTTCCGGGGCAGCCCTGGTGGGCCCCGTGTTCGCTGGGTATTTCTGGGCACAGAGGTCTCCCCTATGAAGGTTTTGTTTTCCCTGACGTGAAAACTGACACGTCAGTTAaattcaactttcaagtctttcTTTTCAGTGTCAGGGCCATAGATGGTCAAGAGCTTTAAAGAGCTTCTTGTCTAAACCGTGCATCATATGGAAcacagtgacttgcccagggtcaccccatctccatctcttgttaattttttttccaccttCACTCAGATAACAACAGGGATCGATGCGCATGTTAGATTTCTAGCCAGAGTGCGCTGCCCTTTCCCTCCTGCTGCAGTTGGGGTTCTGTCTTTGATGTTAAGTAAAGGCCAAGAGATCTGACATCATCGCTTGAGTCTTGTGTCCAAGCGTTGTGCCAGATTCATAGGCACAGATTTAATCCTTACGGTTACCTTAGAGCATCATTGCTCCAACACACAGATAAGGGACCAGAAGCTCCGAGGAGTGGAATGACttgccccaggccacacagcaggaaagtgaggctcaggctGAACTTGAACAATCTGGCTTAAAGCCAGGCTCTTTCCGGAACCCCATGCTGCCTTCAGTGGCTGGGTGGCACCTCCAGGGCACATTTAAACCAGGCCCTGAGTCTCCAGAGGCCGTTTCCCGAGCTCCCGCATCATGACGTGGCCCGCACCGGCTCTGGCTTCTGCAGGTTGAAGTCTCTGACCATCCTTGGAATGGGGCATGCTtatccctctctctctgcccaggCTTTGGGGGCGGTGGTCCCTGTTGcctgctccccccccccctttaagTTGAACTCAAGTCTCTCTGCATGGCCAGAGAAGTTACCAGAGACCAGCTTTCTCGGGACCCATGAAGAAGGCCCTGGCCCAGACCCGGAGCCCCACGGAGGGACCCACTTGAGGAGTGAGGCTCACGCAGCCAGAACTGGTAAGGAGAATCATGGGATGGTCTGTGTTGCAGGTTGGGCCCCAGCCCAGACTCAGGCCTTCCGCTGAGCCCCAGGGTTCTCCCGAGCAGCTGGGGACGGCTGCTCCTCTCTCGGACCCCAGCCTGGGGCTCCCGTTCTGGCTTCTCCCAGGGGAGGCTGGCCCCTGAGCCCACCCTGGCTTGACGGGTCCGTGCTGAGGAAGGAGGGGCTTGCCTCTTTAGTAGCTGCTCCTCAGGGAAGGGGTCCTACCGTTGCTGGAATGCCCCCTGCATGCCCCTCCATCTCCCCTCTGCAAGCTGTGGGTGTCGCACACCTGTGTGCGTTTGCACTTCACCGCACAGAGCAGCTCTTGCTTTATGAGGTCGTGAGTTGCAGCCCTTAGAGCTTTGGAGGAGAGGCCAGGCCAGGGGACACTTTAGCCAGGCATGTCCCAAGGGGATTCCGCCTCCTGTAGGCCTTGGGAGAGTCAACCACTCTGCTGGCCCCTGCTCTGTCATTGCTGCCCTTTCCATGGGATCAAGAGGCAAATGAGACTCCCTTGACCCCGCCTACCCCCCAGAGAAAGATGCTCATATTTCCTTTCAGGAGTCCCCCGGAATCCGAGGGAGAAAAGCAGGGAAGACAGGCTAGTACCACTGGCCTCGAGAGACAACAGGCCATTTTCCAGCTTGTTCTGAATGGAAGGACTCGCTGCCCGCCAGCCCACTGGCATCTGTCGGAATCCCTCCCTGGAGACTGGAGACACTTGGCTGCCATCTACACTGCTGCCCGATTCCTTCCAGACAAATGGTCCTCTCCTTCTGCAGGAACTTGACCTTCCCTCATTATTACTAGTGATATTATTAACAATGATTATTGCTGTCATTACATACCTTCCTTGTGCTGTGTGCTGTATGTATCTCATTTACTTCTCAAATCACCCCTCGGGGACAGGAGTGAGGGTACAGAGAGGTGCACAGTAATTATTGTCACATTTTTCTGTTGAGAAAGCTGAGGCCAGGCTGTGTGCCCGAGAATCCATAGCTGAGGAGCGGTGATTCAGACCCAGGTCTGCTGGCTCTGCAGGCTGGGCGGTTACCCTGCGTCTCTGTCTCCCTGCATCTGCACCCTCCATGATGAGCCCTCTGGGATGGACCAGCCCAGGATGGGCCTCTGAGGCTAGGCTGTTCTGGTCCTGGAGAAGGGATTTTGAGTGTATGTCCTAGAAAGGGGCGGGCAGCACTGCCCAGGTATTTATCAGTTGCAGAACCTCACAGCAGCAAGAGGCTTTAGAGAGCATCTAGTCAGGACCTTAACTTTCGGGAGGTCAGCTGGGGCCACATCATAAATTAGTGGAGAGCTGACAGGTCCCCAGATGGACGCCTGGCCCAGGGAGCTGTGCATTCACTGGGGAACACAGGGGGGCCCTGGATGGCCAGTCCCAGCCTTGGGACAGGCATCATGTTCTCTGCCAATTGTCATCTGGCCCCCTTCACCCCTTTCACTGTCCCCAGAG
Protein-coding regions in this window:
- the C2H14orf132 gene encoding uncharacterized protein C14orf132 homolog; this translates as MDLSFMAAQLPMMGGAFMDSPNEDFSTEYSLFNSSTNVHAASNGQGQPEEPPRSSNDAVLLWIAIIATLGNIVVVGVVYAFTF